A section of the Streptomyces sp. NBC_01363 genome encodes:
- a CDS encoding alkaline phosphatase PhoX, translating to MSSETSRPTAETSRLSATRRQVLAGSGAAVASIAFTGVFSELFAGTAAARGHSGYGPLVPDPDGLLDLPKGFRYRVLSREGDQLRSGEGPVPSNHDGMAAFAGRHGHVRLVRNHENRVTAKLQVPVVEGLTYDPMGKGGCTALELDGRNNVLGERVAIAGTAVNCAGGRTPWNTWLTCEETEDRAGTNGYTKDHGFIFEVDGADPHRTGAVPLTAMGRFQHEAIAIDPKSGIVYETEDAFDKPFGLFYRFLPNKPLGGTGSLRAGGHLEAMRVPGVPDLSVVQETGASFEGIEWVPVPDPLATGTPIRFQDFGPKGITHAQKLEGCYWGGSSVYFVSSFAHSSQGSAADHYGQVWRYEPKRRRLTLVIVFGPGTDVQLPGESPDNICLAADGGLMVCEDGDGAQHVFGLTRGGEVYAMARGRQNIGTPQEPEWGEFAGVTFAPDGGTMYVNCYTPGTTFAVTGPWR from the coding sequence ATGTCATCAGAAACGTCACGACCGACCGCGGAAACGTCACGTCTGTCCGCCACCCGTCGCCAGGTCCTGGCCGGCAGCGGCGCGGCCGTTGCCTCGATCGCCTTCACCGGGGTGTTCTCCGAACTCTTCGCGGGTACCGCGGCCGCCCGGGGACACAGCGGGTACGGCCCGCTGGTGCCCGACCCCGACGGTCTGCTCGACCTTCCGAAGGGCTTCCGCTACCGCGTCCTGTCCAGGGAGGGCGACCAGCTCCGCTCCGGCGAGGGCCCGGTACCCAGCAACCACGACGGCATGGCCGCCTTCGCCGGCCGTCACGGTCACGTCCGCCTGGTCCGCAACCACGAGAACCGCGTCACCGCGAAGCTCCAGGTCCCGGTCGTCGAGGGCCTCACCTACGACCCGATGGGCAAGGGCGGCTGTACGGCCCTGGAGCTGGACGGCCGCAACAACGTCCTAGGCGAGCGCGTCGCCATCGCCGGTACGGCGGTGAACTGCGCGGGCGGCCGTACCCCTTGGAACACCTGGCTGACCTGCGAGGAGACCGAGGACAGAGCCGGTACCAACGGCTACACCAAGGACCACGGCTTCATCTTCGAGGTGGACGGCGCCGATCCGCACCGCACCGGGGCCGTGCCGCTCACCGCGATGGGCCGCTTCCAGCACGAGGCCATCGCGATCGACCCCAAGAGCGGGATCGTCTACGAGACGGAGGACGCGTTCGACAAGCCGTTCGGGCTCTTCTACCGCTTCCTGCCGAACAAACCGCTCGGCGGTACGGGCTCGCTGCGGGCCGGCGGCCATCTGGAGGCCATGCGGGTGCCGGGCGTGCCCGACCTCTCCGTGGTCCAGGAGACCGGGGCGAGCTTCGAGGGCATCGAGTGGGTCCCCGTACCGGACCCGCTGGCGACCGGGACGCCGATCCGGTTCCAGGACTTCGGCCCGAAGGGCATCACGCACGCGCAGAAGCTGGAGGGCTGCTACTGGGGCGGCTCCTCGGTCTACTTCGTCTCCAGCTTCGCGCACAGCTCGCAGGGGTCGGCCGCCGACCACTACGGCCAGGTGTGGCGGTACGAGCCGAAGCGGCGCCGCCTCACGCTCGTGATCGTCTTCGGCCCCGGCACGGACGTGCAACTGCCGGGCGAGTCCCCGGACAACATCTGCCTCGCCGCCGACGGCGGGCTGATGGTGTGCGAGGACGGCGACGGCGCGCAGCATGTGTTCGGTCTGACGCGGGGCGGCGAGGTCTACGCGATGGCGCGGGGCCGGCAGAACATCGGGACACCGCAGGAGCCCGAGTGGGGAGAGTTCGCCGGGGTCACGTTCGCTCCGGACGGCGGGACGATGTACGTGAACTGCTACACACCGGGGACGACGTTCGCGGTGACGGGGCCGTGGCGCTGA
- a CDS encoding polysaccharide deacetylase family protein produces MTALTVLGVALGSLTGCGGHGSTPADGPSAAGRTPFVVHAPSHPVPAPPPTMPPGPGAQTPVFAHGARTGGKVVALTFDADMTAAEGPRAAAGEHFDNPGLIALLRELKVPATVFMTGRWADEYPAQARSIGADPLFEVANHSYSHYAFTSPCYGLPTVAKGDMRADTARAFASFRKAGVRNTVPYFRFPGGCYDDASLRALTPEKVTAVQWDVVSGDAFATNADAVAEQVLDGVQPGSLVVMHCTRSAAPVTDEAVRQVVPELRRRGYRFVKVSDLIRAAQR; encoded by the coding sequence ATGACAGCTCTGACTGTTCTTGGTGTGGCGCTCGGCAGCCTCACCGGCTGTGGGGGCCACGGCAGCACGCCCGCCGACGGCCCCTCGGCCGCAGGGCGTACGCCTTTCGTGGTCCATGCTCCGTCGCACCCGGTCCCGGCACCGCCGCCCACCATGCCTCCGGGCCCCGGGGCACAGACACCCGTCTTCGCCCACGGGGCGAGGACCGGCGGGAAGGTGGTGGCGCTGACCTTCGACGCCGACATGACGGCCGCCGAGGGACCGCGCGCGGCGGCGGGCGAGCACTTCGACAACCCCGGACTGATCGCGCTGCTGCGCGAGTTGAAGGTGCCCGCGACGGTGTTCATGACGGGGCGGTGGGCCGATGAGTACCCGGCGCAGGCCAGGTCCATCGGCGCCGATCCCCTCTTCGAGGTCGCCAACCACTCGTACAGCCACTACGCCTTCACGTCCCCCTGCTACGGACTACCGACCGTGGCGAAGGGCGACATGCGCGCCGATACGGCGCGGGCCTTCGCCTCGTTCCGGAAGGCCGGCGTGCGCAATACGGTGCCGTACTTCCGCTTCCCCGGCGGCTGTTACGACGATGCGTCGCTGCGCGCGCTCACGCCCGAGAAGGTGACGGCGGTGCAGTGGGACGTCGTCAGTGGCGACGCCTTCGCGACGAACGCGGACGCGGTGGCCGAGCAGGTGCTGGACGGGGTGCAGCCGGGCTCGCTGGTCGTCATGCACTGCACCCGCAGCGCGGCGCCGGTCACGGACGAGGCGGTACGCCAGGTGGTCCCTGAACTGCGCAGGCGCGGATACCGCTTCGTGAAGGTCTCCGACCTGATCCGGGCGGCACAGCGCTGA
- a CDS encoding AIM24 family protein — translation MKSDLFSSENMAQQATAPGMTLQNAKSIKYAVNGEMHARQGSMIAFRGDLQFERKGQGIGGMLKRAVTGEGLPLMAVRGQGEAWFAHEAANCFIVDMEHGDVLTINGRNVLCFDSTLSYEIKTVKGAGMTGGGLFNSVFTGYGKLGLMCEGHPIVIPVTPQQPVCVDTDAVVGWSANLNTSLHRSQSFGSMIRGGSGEAVQLRLDGEGFVIVRPSEAKPEKATAN, via the coding sequence ATGAAGAGCGATCTCTTTTCCAGCGAGAACATGGCGCAGCAGGCCACGGCCCCCGGGATGACCCTGCAGAACGCCAAATCCATCAAGTACGCCGTCAACGGCGAGATGCACGCCCGCCAGGGTTCGATGATCGCCTTCCGTGGCGATCTGCAGTTCGAGCGCAAGGGCCAGGGCATAGGCGGCATGCTCAAGCGCGCCGTGACCGGCGAGGGGCTGCCGCTGATGGCGGTCCGCGGCCAGGGCGAGGCATGGTTCGCGCACGAGGCCGCCAACTGCTTCATCGTGGACATGGAGCACGGCGACGTCCTCACGATCAACGGCCGCAACGTGCTCTGCTTCGACTCCACGCTCTCCTACGAGATCAAGACCGTGAAGGGCGCCGGGATGACCGGTGGCGGGCTCTTCAACAGCGTCTTCACCGGATACGGCAAGCTCGGCCTGATGTGTGAGGGCCACCCCATCGTGATACCCGTCACGCCCCAGCAGCCGGTCTGCGTCGACACGGACGCCGTGGTCGGCTGGAGCGCCAACCTGAACACCTCGCTGCACCGCTCGCAGAGCTTCGGTTCCATGATCCGCGGCGGATCCGGCGAGGCCGTCCAACTGCGGCTGGACGGCGAGGGCTTCGTGATCGTACGACCCAGCGAGGCCAAGCCCGAGAAGGCGACGGCCAACTGA
- a CDS encoding OsmC family peroxiredoxin produces the protein MATTRQAHTVWEGNLLEGKGVVTFDSSGVGEFDVSWPSRAEKPNGKTSPEELIAAAHSSCFSMALAHGLAAAGTPSTQLTTTADVTLQPGTGITGIHLTVQGQVPGIDEADFVKAAEDAKANCPVSQALTGTTITLSASLA, from the coding sequence ATGGCAACCACGCGTCAGGCTCACACGGTCTGGGAAGGCAACCTGCTCGAGGGCAAGGGGGTCGTCACCTTCGACTCCTCCGGCGTCGGCGAGTTCGATGTCTCCTGGCCGTCCCGCGCGGAGAAGCCGAACGGAAAGACCAGCCCCGAGGAGCTCATCGCGGCGGCCCACTCCAGCTGCTTCTCGATGGCGCTGGCCCACGGTCTGGCCGCGGCCGGCACCCCGTCGACCCAGCTGACCACCACGGCCGACGTCACCCTCCAGCCCGGCACCGGCATCACCGGTATCCACCTCACCGTCCAGGGCCAGGTGCCCGGCATCGACGAGGCGGACTTCGTCAAGGCCGCCGAGGACGCCAAGGCGAACTGCCCGGTCAGCCAGGCACTGACCGGCACGACGATCACGCTCTCCGCCTCGCTGGCCTGA
- a CDS encoding DUF692 domain-containing protein, with amino-acid sequence MELGIGIGWRPEIADAVEALPGIDWVEAVAENICTGHLPDSLVRLRERGVTVVPHGVSLGLGGADRPDAGRLADLAARAELLSAPLVTEHIAFVRAGGPRTSSPGLEAGHLLPAPRTRDALDVLCENVRIAQDSLPVPLALENIAALISWPGEELTEGQFLAELVERTGVRLLIDVANLHTNHVNRGEDPATALDELPVEAIAYVHVAGGVEKDGVWHDTHAHPVTAPVLDVLAELRSRVDPPGVLLERDDDFPPAGELAGELDAIRATLDRSAAHMTRSAPGFRPAARTVASAPPDATRDRLAAAQNALLAALVAGGPAPQGFDRRRLGIQSRALAAKRAGVVAKLAPELPEILGAGYRDAFLAYATARPMSAGYRRDALDFAEELLIAGGPADDAARRRLTHWWQDRAGARPPRRTTRFVRAARAALTGR; translated from the coding sequence ATGGAGCTGGGAATCGGTATCGGCTGGCGGCCGGAGATCGCGGACGCCGTCGAGGCGCTGCCCGGGATCGACTGGGTGGAGGCGGTGGCGGAGAACATCTGCACCGGCCATCTGCCCGATTCGCTGGTACGGCTCAGGGAGCGCGGGGTCACGGTCGTGCCGCACGGCGTCTCGCTGGGCCTCGGCGGGGCCGACCGCCCCGACGCGGGGCGGCTCGCGGATCTCGCCGCCCGCGCCGAGCTGCTCTCCGCGCCCCTGGTGACCGAGCACATCGCGTTCGTACGGGCCGGGGGGCCGCGCACCTCTTCGCCGGGGCTGGAAGCGGGCCATCTGCTGCCCGCCCCGCGGACCCGGGACGCCTTGGACGTGCTGTGCGAGAACGTACGCATCGCGCAGGACTCGCTGCCGGTGCCGCTGGCCCTGGAGAACATCGCGGCGCTGATCTCCTGGCCGGGCGAGGAGCTGACCGAGGGCCAGTTCCTGGCGGAGCTGGTCGAGCGCACCGGGGTCCGGCTGCTGATCGATGTCGCCAATCTGCACACCAACCACGTCAACCGGGGCGAGGACCCGGCCACCGCGCTCGACGAGCTGCCGGTGGAGGCCATCGCGTACGTACATGTGGCGGGCGGCGTCGAGAAGGACGGCGTCTGGCACGACACCCACGCCCACCCGGTCACCGCGCCCGTCCTCGACGTCCTCGCCGAACTCCGTTCCCGGGTCGACCCGCCCGGTGTCCTCCTGGAACGCGACGACGACTTCCCGCCGGCCGGGGAACTGGCGGGCGAACTGGACGCGATCCGCGCCACCTTGGACCGGTCGGCGGCGCACATGACGCGGTCCGCGCCGGGTTTCCGTCCGGCCGCGCGGACCGTGGCGTCCGCGCCCCCGGACGCCACGCGCGACCGGCTCGCGGCCGCCCAGAACGCGCTGCTCGCCGCCCTCGTCGCGGGTGGCCCCGCCCCGCAGGGCTTCGACCGGCGCCGCCTCGGGATCCAGAGCCGCGCCCTGGCCGCCAAGCGGGCCGGGGTCGTCGCCAAGCTGGCACCGGAGCTGCCGGAGATCCTGGGCGCCGGCTACCGGGACGCCTTCCTGGCGTACGCCACGGCCCGCCCCATGTCCGCCGGATACCGGCGCGACGCGCTGGACTTCGCCGAGGAGCTGCTGATCGCGGGCGGACCCGCCGACGACGCCGCCCGGCGCCGGCTGACCCACTGGTGGCAGGACCGGGCCGGCGCGCGCCCGCCGCGCCGCACCACCCGGTTCGTACGAGCGGCCCGCGCGGCCCTGACAGGAAGGTGA
- a CDS encoding peptidyl-tRNA hydrolase: MSSNDTPVSPSASPATPHPPAADSPFRTEPTSLDEAPQYVLPLVVHIEKTAPPARTDALRTAARAVLVMLSDERSNGEGEWARAMRDWQDARIRKVVRRARGAEWRKASALPGITVTGESAEVRVFPPVPLDGWPKELAKLQVSGTDLDDPEPPAAPDPSGPVLWLNPELDMSAGKTMAQAGHGAQLAWWELSETERKAWREAGFPLSVATAEPGRWQELTVSGLPVVHDAGFTEIAPGSCTVVADHPALRRG; the protein is encoded by the coding sequence GTGAGCAGCAATGACACCCCCGTATCCCCGTCCGCATCCCCGGCCACGCCCCACCCACCTGCGGCGGACAGCCCGTTCAGGACGGAGCCGACGAGCCTCGACGAGGCGCCGCAGTACGTGCTCCCGCTCGTGGTGCACATCGAGAAGACGGCTCCCCCGGCCCGTACCGACGCGCTGCGGACCGCCGCCCGCGCGGTGCTCGTGATGCTCTCCGACGAGCGCTCGAACGGCGAGGGCGAGTGGGCGCGGGCGATGCGGGACTGGCAGGACGCCCGCATCCGCAAGGTGGTGCGGCGGGCGCGCGGCGCGGAGTGGCGCAAGGCGTCCGCGCTGCCGGGCATCACGGTCACGGGCGAGAGCGCCGAGGTGCGGGTCTTCCCGCCGGTGCCTCTGGACGGCTGGCCGAAGGAGCTGGCGAAGCTCCAGGTTTCGGGGACGGATCTGGACGACCCCGAGCCACCCGCCGCGCCCGATCCCTCGGGCCCGGTGCTGTGGCTCAACCCGGAGCTGGACATGTCGGCGGGCAAGACCATGGCACAGGCCGGGCACGGTGCGCAGCTCGCCTGGTGGGAACTGTCGGAGACCGAGCGCAAGGCGTGGCGCGAGGCCGGCTTCCCGCTCTCCGTCGCCACCGCGGAGCCGGGCCGCTGGCAGGAACTCACGGTGAGCGGGCTTCCGGTGGTGCATGACGCCGGGTTCACCGAGATCGCTCCCGGCTCGTGCACGGTGGTCGCCGACCATCCGGCACTGCGACGCGGCTGA
- a CDS encoding FAD-dependent oxidoreductase, whose product MRQETARHDITVVGGGLAGVCAAIAAARLGRTVALINNRPVLGGNSSSEVRVWVVGATAHGNNHNAREGGIMGELFVENQFRNPDGNPYYWDMVVLDAVRAEPGITLYLNTDVREVDADGPEDARHINAVTGWMMGSERLIRFESELFLDCSGDGLVGALAGARHRIGRESRAEYLEPWAPEEADSITLGSTLLFYTKDAGHPVKYVPPSFAKNIAETSIPQRRIIKSGDNGCAYWWIEFGGELDTVHDNDAIRDELWAVIHGIWDHIKNSGEFDAANMTLEWVGSVPGKREYRRFLGDYVLHQGDILGQTEFADRVAFGGWSIDLHPPKGMYADGDGAKQRYADGIYHIPYRSLYSVNTTNLLFAGRNISSSHVAFGSTRVMATCATIGQAAGTAAALCAARGVAPRALDVPVLQRALLREDASVVGLASADPDDLALRAAVTASSSLIDFGVGTLQERLPLTADAGLVLPVDPELTGLELLVDAERDTELVVELHDPELGQNYVPRRLVDSVTVPVAAGSKQWVATGLRWTPESARNAFVVVRANEGLALYSTDGPAPGVLALTRIPLDPRAESPQPLREWTDRGLLRRGFCFRAGETAAYAPAKAVDGYARPYAGPHMWVSEPLQKGAGAWLELAWPQPVTLRRIDVLADDDVNEDLINLHHHRTPFDTLPTLLRDYRVEARDADGSWRTVSRTTDNRRRRQVHTLDEPVTSTALRIVVEATNGAASAHVVAVRAYA is encoded by the coding sequence ATGAGGCAAGAAACCGCACGGCACGACATCACCGTCGTCGGCGGCGGTCTGGCCGGTGTCTGCGCGGCGATCGCCGCCGCCCGGCTGGGCCGTACCGTGGCACTGATCAACAACCGGCCGGTTCTCGGCGGGAATTCAAGCAGCGAAGTCCGGGTCTGGGTCGTCGGTGCCACCGCACACGGCAACAACCACAACGCCCGTGAGGGCGGCATCATGGGCGAACTCTTCGTCGAGAACCAGTTCCGCAACCCGGACGGGAATCCGTACTACTGGGACATGGTCGTGCTGGACGCGGTCCGGGCCGAGCCCGGGATCACGCTCTACCTCAATACCGACGTGCGGGAAGTGGACGCGGACGGGCCCGAGGACGCCCGGCACATCAACGCCGTCACCGGCTGGATGATGGGCTCCGAGCGGCTCATCCGCTTCGAGAGCGAGCTGTTCCTGGACTGTTCGGGAGACGGTCTGGTCGGCGCCCTGGCGGGAGCCCGCCACCGCATCGGCCGGGAGTCGCGGGCGGAGTACCTCGAACCGTGGGCGCCGGAGGAGGCCGATAGCATCACGCTGGGATCGACCCTGCTCTTCTACACCAAGGACGCGGGGCACCCGGTCAAGTACGTGCCGCCGTCCTTCGCCAAGAACATCGCCGAGACCTCGATTCCGCAACGCCGCATCATCAAGTCCGGTGACAACGGCTGTGCTTACTGGTGGATCGAGTTCGGCGGCGAGCTGGACACGGTGCATGACAACGATGCCATCCGTGACGAGTTGTGGGCGGTCATCCACGGCATCTGGGACCACATCAAGAACTCGGGCGAGTTCGACGCCGCCAACATGACGCTGGAGTGGGTGGGTTCGGTGCCCGGCAAGCGCGAGTACCGGCGCTTTCTCGGCGACTACGTGCTCCACCAGGGCGACATACTCGGCCAGACCGAATTCGCCGACCGGGTCGCGTTCGGCGGCTGGTCCATCGATCTGCATCCGCCGAAGGGCATGTACGCCGACGGGGACGGCGCCAAGCAGCGCTACGCGGACGGGATTTACCACATCCCTTACCGAAGCCTGTACTCGGTGAACACGACGAACCTGCTCTTCGCCGGGCGCAACATCTCCTCCAGCCATGTCGCCTTCGGCTCGACCCGGGTCATGGCGACCTGCGCGACGATCGGCCAGGCCGCGGGCACCGCCGCCGCACTGTGCGCCGCCCGGGGTGTCGCCCCGCGCGCACTCGATGTGCCCGTGCTGCAACGCGCCCTGCTGCGGGAGGACGCCTCCGTCGTCGGTCTGGCGTCGGCCGACCCGGACGACCTGGCCCTGCGCGCCGCCGTCACGGCCTCGTCCAGCCTGATCGACTTCGGTGTCGGAACACTGCAGGAGCGCCTGCCGCTGACCGCCGACGCCGGCCTGGTGCTTCCCGTCGACCCCGAACTGACCGGCCTCGAACTGCTCGTCGACGCCGAGCGGGACACGGAACTCGTCGTCGAGCTCCACGACCCGGAGCTCGGACAGAACTACGTTCCTCGCCGCCTCGTCGACTCCGTCACCGTGCCGGTCGCCGCCGGGTCGAAGCAGTGGGTCGCGACGGGGCTCCGGTGGACGCCGGAGAGCGCCCGCAACGCCTTCGTCGTCGTACGGGCCAATGAGGGCCTCGCCCTGTACAGCACCGACGGGCCGGCCCCGGGCGTGCTCGCCCTCACCCGCATCCCGCTGGACCCGCGTGCCGAATCTCCGCAGCCGCTGCGCGAGTGGACCGACAGGGGCCTGCTGCGCCGCGGCTTCTGCTTCCGGGCGGGCGAGACCGCCGCATACGCCCCCGCCAAGGCCGTGGACGGCTACGCCCGCCCGTACGCCGGTCCGCACATGTGGGTCTCCGAGCCCCTCCAGAAGGGCGCGGGAGCCTGGCTGGAGCTGGCCTGGCCGCAGCCGGTCACGCTCCGCCGGATCGATGTCCTCGCCGATGACGACGTCAACGAGGACCTGATCAACCTGCATCACCACCGGACCCCGTTCGACACGCTGCCGACCCTGCTGCGGGACTACCGCGTCGAAGCGCGCGATGCGGACGGCTCCTGGCGGACCGTCTCCCGCACGACGGACAACCGGCGCCGCCGCCAGGTGCACACCCTGGACGAGCCGGTCACGTCGACGGCCCTGAGGATCGTCGTCGAGGCGACCAACGGAGCCGCCTCGGCGCATGTCGTCGCGGTTCGCGCGTACGCGTAG
- a CDS encoding ABC transporter — protein MTALLRYQTALLVRSQRWLAPVLLYVAFIGVGVQWGQPVLDSLGYAAAGLLPVTAWLVQLCVNQEPPAARTVTAAVVGSPRAHLASLLAALGCAGLLGVAATLTVLLISKPASTDNAVRVALLPAGIAGLLAVACCVLLGAVAGALCTRPLLRRRGWSVVGTVLAALLALVTSGSPANSAVTDLVSGSRTGTVHLPVLPFVVAAALAAAAAALACKLASLRG, from the coding sequence ATGACCGCCCTCCTCCGCTACCAGACCGCCCTGTTGGTCCGCTCCCAGCGCTGGCTCGCCCCGGTCCTGCTGTACGTGGCCTTCATCGGCGTCGGCGTGCAGTGGGGGCAGCCCGTCCTCGACTCGCTCGGCTACGCCGCCGCCGGGCTCCTGCCCGTCACCGCCTGGCTCGTACAGCTCTGCGTCAACCAGGAACCGCCCGCCGCCCGGACCGTGACCGCCGCGGTGGTGGGATCGCCGAGGGCACATCTGGCATCGCTGCTCGCCGCGCTCGGCTGCGCCGGGCTGCTGGGTGTGGCCGCCACCCTGACCGTGCTGCTGATCAGCAAGCCGGCCAGCACCGACAACGCCGTCCGGGTGGCGCTGCTGCCCGCCGGGATCGCCGGACTGCTCGCCGTCGCCTGCTGTGTGCTGCTGGGGGCGGTGGCCGGTGCGCTCTGCACCCGGCCGCTGCTGCGTCGGCGGGGCTGGTCCGTCGTCGGCACCGTGCTGGCCGCGCTGCTGGCCCTCGTGACCAGCGGGTCGCCCGCGAACTCCGCCGTGACGGACCTGGTCTCCGGCTCGCGGACGGGCACGGTGCACCTGCCCGTCCTGCCGTTCGTCGTCGCCGCCGCCCTCGCCGCCGCGGCGGCCGCGCTCGCCTGCAAGCTGGCTTCCCTGCGCGGCTGA
- a CDS encoding ATP-binding cassette domain-containing protein, producing MLRGVDLDLPAHTLIRVDGANGTGKSTLLRLLAGIDSPTEGRITGRRPRTAYVPERFSAALPFTAAGYLVHLGRIHGLRTSEAADRAQSWLERFGAAGHARTPLPDLSKGTSQKVAVAQALLAEPELLILDEAWTGLDTAARDELDRAVAERVAAGATVVFVDHDPRRLAGAADAVFRIEGNGLFATSGARSVETGPRVRIEAAGPPGAVLPAGLPGAPEHTPGADGGVRLTVAAAHSDALLCALLTARPPWHIRQLAAAPGRVESPGTDGPPHRTPTPEAS from the coding sequence GTGCTGCGCGGGGTCGACCTCGACCTGCCCGCGCACACCCTGATCCGGGTCGACGGCGCCAACGGCACCGGGAAGTCGACCCTGCTGAGGCTGCTCGCCGGGATCGACTCCCCGACGGAGGGCCGGATCACCGGCCGCCGGCCGCGCACGGCGTACGTCCCCGAGCGCTTCTCGGCCGCGTTGCCGTTCACCGCGGCCGGGTACCTCGTCCACCTCGGCCGCATCCACGGCCTGCGGACCTCCGAGGCGGCGGACCGCGCCCAATCGTGGCTCGAACGCTTCGGGGCCGCCGGCCACGCCCGTACACCGCTCCCGGACCTCTCCAAGGGCACCAGTCAGAAGGTCGCCGTCGCCCAGGCGCTCCTCGCCGAGCCGGAGCTGCTGATCCTGGACGAGGCATGGACCGGGCTCGACACGGCGGCCCGCGACGAGCTGGACCGGGCCGTGGCCGAACGGGTCGCGGCCGGCGCCACCGTCGTCTTCGTCGACCACGACCCGCGCAGGCTCGCCGGGGCGGCCGACGCCGTGTTCCGGATCGAGGGGAACGGCCTGTTCGCCACATCCGGGGCACGGTCCGTCGAGACGGGCCCGCGGGTACGGATCGAGGCGGCGGGCCCGCCCGGCGCCGTGCTCCCCGCCGGGCTGCCGGGCGCGCCGGAGCACACGCCCGGGGCCGACGGGGGCGTGCGGCTCACCGTCGCGGCCGCGCACTCCGACGCGCTGCTGTGCGCCCTGCTCACCGCGCGCCCGCCCTGGCACATCCGGCAACTGGCCGCCGCCCCCGGCCGCGTGGAGAGCCCGGGGACCGACGGGCCCCCGCACCGCACCCCGACCCCCGAGGCATCATGA
- a CDS encoding TIGR04222 domain-containing membrane protein, translated as MNTVALLVDLGIVVSSVLLIVGLARARGGVGGSVHDLYEVAFLNGGPGRVVDTALTAMRADGRLAVGGPGIVAVQRAEAREPVERAVLQEHALAPSGALHTLRDAVMRHPAVQEIGDGLAARGLLAAPAASRTWRRWGMAQGLACVLAVPLTVVATVTQSLSDELSPDSPVPFVFKVLPVLIPGFLIGFICAGIARGRVTRSGRRAAEAYRSAQAGNPQPAHLVATLGLRALPDPELQAQLIAAARMQPGGRASGRQARSAAAASTGASALLLAPVVWCAGTSPGHGSCGSSGDGGSSGGGGGGCSSGSGCGSGSGSGCGGSSGSGCGGSSGSSCSSSSCGGGSSCGS; from the coding sequence ATGAACACCGTGGCACTGTTGGTGGATCTCGGCATCGTGGTCTCCTCCGTCCTCCTGATCGTGGGGCTCGCGCGTGCCCGTGGCGGCGTCGGAGGCTCCGTCCACGACCTCTACGAAGTCGCCTTCCTCAACGGTGGTCCGGGCAGGGTCGTGGACACCGCGCTCACCGCGATGCGGGCGGACGGACGGCTGGCCGTCGGGGGTCCCGGAATCGTCGCCGTCCAGCGGGCCGAGGCCCGTGAACCGGTGGAGCGCGCGGTGCTCCAGGAACACGCCCTGGCCCCCAGCGGCGCGCTGCACACCCTGCGCGACGCGGTGATGCGGCACCCCGCGGTGCAGGAGATCGGCGACGGGCTCGCGGCCCGCGGTCTGCTGGCCGCGCCCGCCGCGAGCCGGACGTGGCGCCGCTGGGGCATGGCCCAGGGACTGGCCTGCGTATTGGCCGTCCCGCTCACCGTCGTGGCGACCGTCACGCAGTCGCTGTCCGACGAACTGTCCCCGGACTCCCCCGTGCCCTTCGTCTTCAAGGTGCTCCCGGTCCTGATCCCCGGCTTCCTCATCGGCTTCATCTGCGCCGGCATCGCCCGGGGACGCGTCACCAGGTCGGGGCGGCGGGCCGCCGAGGCGTACCGCTCCGCCCAGGCGGGCAACCCGCAGCCGGCTCATCTGGTCGCCACGCTCGGGCTGCGGGCCCTCCCCGATCCCGAGCTCCAGGCGCAGTTGATCGCGGCGGCCCGGATGCAGCCGGGCGGACGGGCGTCCGGGCGGCAGGCGCGCTCGGCGGCTGCGGCGTCCACGGGCGCCTCCGCCCTGCTCCTCGCACCGGTGGTGTGGTGTGCCGGTACGAGCCCCGGTCACGGCAGTTGCGGGAGCTCCGGCGACGGGGGCAGCAGCGGAGGCGGCGGGGGCGGGTGCAGTTCCGGGTCGGGCTGTGGATCGGGGTCCGGATCCGGCTGCGGCGGGTCGAGCGGCTCCGGCTGCGGCGGCAGCAGCGGTTCCAGCTGCTCCAGCAGCAGCTGTGGTGGCGGGTCCAGTTGTGGCAGTTAG